The genomic stretch GTTTCAGCATGTGTTTGTTGACGAGTACCAGGACTTAAACAAAGCCGAACAAGAACTCGTTAACACACTTGCAGCAAATTGTAATTTCATGATAATCGGTGACGAAGACCAATCTATTTATGAAAGATTTAGAAATGCACATCCAGAAGGAATAAGAACCTTTAATGTACAGCATAATGGAACAGTAGATTATCCATTAGCTGTTTGCAGAAGATGTCCGACTGATATTGTAAAAGCTGCAGATAAGTTTATTCAAAATAATTTGAATCGTGAACCAAGAAACCTAACTCCAAAACCAGATAATCCAATTGGAAAAATTCATTCAATTCAATGGCCAAGTTTTTCAGATGAAAAAGATGGTATTGTGGATTTTATTAAGTATAGGATTAAGGAAGGAACAAACCCTGGACAAATTTTAGTAATGTGCCCAAGGAGAGATATTGGTTATGCAATCAAAGAAAGATTGATTGAACAAGGAGTTGAAGCCCATAGTTTTTTCAGCGAAGAGATTTTTGAAAATGTAAAAGCTCAAGTTGCAATGACGCTTTTAAATTTGTTGGTAAACAAGAACGATAGAGTTGCTTTAAGATGTTGGCTTGGGTTTGGAAATTCAACAGCAAATGTCACCGGTTACGCGAACCTTATGAAATACTGGGAGGATAATACTATTTCACCTTATGAAGCAGCTGACTTACTTTATCAAAAGAAAATTTCACTAAGCTATTCATATCACACTATTGAACGGTTCAAATTACTTCAGGAAGAATTCAAAAAATACAATGGAAAGAAAGTCTCAGAAATCATTTCAGAATTATTTCCAAAAACTGAAACATGGGCTTTTCCGTTTGTAGAACTTGTTGATGAATTAGATGATGAAGAACATTCTGTTACTGATATTCAAAATGAAATTCGTTCTAATGTAATCAATCCCGAAATGCCTTTGGATGTTGAGTATGTTCGCATCATGAGCATTCACAAATCAAAAGGTTTGACCTCTGACATTAGTATTATTTGCGGTGTTATTGAAGGATTGATTCCAAGAGTAGATAATGAATTGCAAGGAGAAGAAGCAACCCGATTTATTGAGGAGCAACGAAGATTGTTTTTTGTTGGAATAACAAGACCACGACAGGAATTAGTCATTTCAAGTGCCAGCCGTATTCCAAAAACATTGGCTTATGGATTGGGACAAAAAGTTCCTTGGACGATGAGTCCAAATACAAAAGCAATTGCATCATCATTTCTATCACAATTAGGAGACGATTTTCCTGATGCTATTGCAGGTGAAGATTGGACTTTCTAAAATGTATTGCAAATTTGAGACAACATAAATACCAATGGAATATTTTGCTGGATACAACATTGGTATTGCCAATAATGGACTGGGCATTCGAGCAATCAGCAGCGGTAATTCTGTTGTAATCTGGTTCGGGGCTCGACGAATAAAGCCCAGCTTTAGTTATTAATATTAACTTTATCAAAAAGTCAGGCAGCGGTTCCGGGCGGACGAATATAAAATTCCCCACGATCGGCAATACCTGCCCGTTAGCTGCCATTTTCAGGAAGCATTAGTATAATTTGAGTTTAAAATAATGGGCAATACAATATCACTTTTACTTGGAAGCGGTTTTTCAGTTGCAGACGGAATTCCGTTAATTTCAGAAGTAAACAAAAAAATAGGGGAGATAACTGAGAACGATATTTACATTCATTCTGACATGACAGCCTCCCTTGTGCAAAAAGATTCAACCATTAATTTCAGGATTAATAAAAAAGATGAATTATTTTTTGTTGAGTTTCTCAAATTCTATTCAACAACTATTCTAAAGAATCCAAGTGATTTTAACTATG from Chitinophagaceae bacterium encodes the following:
- a CDS encoding ATP-dependent helicase, whose protein sequence is MKFHKSMLIGEVIPEALKYLRNNPQAEERTMFQHVFVDEYQDLNKAEQELVNTLAANCNFMIIGDEDQSIYERFRNAHPEGIRTFNVQHNGTVDYPLAVCRRCPTDIVKAADKFIQNNLNREPRNLTPKPDNPIGKIHSIQWPSFSDEKDGIVDFIKYRIKEGTNPGQILVMCPRRDIGYAIKERLIEQGVEAHSFFSEEIFENVKAQVAMTLLNLLVNKNDRVALRCWLGFGNSTANVTGYANLMKYWEDNTISPYEAADLLYQKKISLSYSYHTIERFKLLQEEFKKYNGKKVSEIISELFPKTETWAFPFVELVDELDDEEHSVTDIQNEIRSNVINPEMPLDVEYVRIMSIHKSKGLTSDISIICGVIEGLIPRVDNELQGEEATRFIEEQRRLFFVGITRPRQELVISSASRIPKTLAYGLGQKVPWTMSPNTKAIASSFLSQLGDDFPDAIAGEDWTF